Proteins encoded by one window of Arachis hypogaea cultivar Tifrunner chromosome 1, arahy.Tifrunner.gnm2.J5K5, whole genome shotgun sequence:
- the LOC112802856 gene encoding uncharacterized protein — MEALAELERVQTQLLKRISELEKQNQNHSTPSTDSPIVDEADTVTRLSSILRSNAVNDFSFKRVPPDYYDWSLEARRDALAAHSIHHLCKSIVLVNTQAPANVVDCSDRKNSKYYVVVVQYTARFNAEAVKNFLYSLNNGSIAKKKFNMRLAPEQTSTDLTGYGHNAVTCIGMKTDIPVILDEAIVKLTPDFFWLGGGEVDLKLGIRTSQLIRFVNPFIVNCSGS; from the exons ATGGAAGCCCTGGCGGAGCTTGAACGAGTTCAAACCCAGCTCCTGAAACGCATATCGGAGTTAGaaaaacaaaaccaaaaccaCTCCACTCCATCAACTGATTCTCCCATCGTTGACGAAGCTGACACCGTTACTCGTCTTTCCTCCATTTTGCGCTCTAACGCCGTTAACGACTTTTCCTTCAAGAGGGTCCCACCTGATTACTACGACTGGTCTCTTGAAGCTCGACGCGATGCCCTCGCTGCTCACTCCATCCACCATCTCTGCAAAAGCATCGTTTTG GTTAACACGCAAGCGCCCGCTAATGTCGTTGATTGTAGCGATCGCAAAAACTCCAAGTATTATGTTGTTGTGGTTCAG TACACAGCGCGGTTCAATGCCGAGGCTGTCAAGAATTTTCTGTATTCGCTCAACAATGGAAGCATAGCGAAGAAGAAATTCAACA TGAGGCTGGCTCCTGAGCAGACATCCACAGACTTAACTGGATATGGGCACAATGCAGTGACTTGTATTGGCATGAAAACTGACATTCCG GTGATTTTGGATGAAGCTATCGTAAAACTGACCCCAGATTTCTTCTGGTTGGGTGGCGGTGAGGTTGATCTTAAGCTTGGAATAAGGACCTCTCAGTTAATCAGATTTGTCAACCCCTTCATTGTCAACTGTAGCGGTAGTTGA
- the LOC112802866 gene encoding ADP-ribosylation factor-like protein 2, which produces MGLLSIIRKIKRKEKEMRILMVGLDNSGKTTIVLKINGEDTSVISPTLGFNIKTITYQKYTLNIWDVGGQKTIRSYWRNYFEQTDGLVWVVDSSDLRRLDDCKMELDNLLKEERLSGASLLILANKQDIKGALTPEEIAKVLNLEAMDKSRHWKIVGCSAYTGEGLLEGFDWLVQDIASRIYMLD; this is translated from the exons ATGGGTCTTCTCAGCATCATTCGTAAGatcaaaagaaaagagaaggaaatgCGAATTCTTATGGT GGGATTGGACAATTCTGGGAAGACAACAATCGTTTTGAAGATTAACGGGGAGGATACTAGCGTCATTAGTCCTACTCTTGGCTTCAACATCAAAACCATCACCTACCAAAA GTACACCCTAAATATATGGGATGTCGGGGGCCAGAAAACAATACGATCTTATTGGAGAAACTACTTCGAGCAAACGGATGGTTTGGTTTGGGTAGTTGACAGTTCAGATCTAAGAAGGTTGGATGATTGCAAAATGGAGCTCGATAACCTCCTAAAGGAAGAG AGGCTATCTGGAGCATCCTTATTGATACTAGCAAATAAACAGGACATTAAAGGTGCCCTTACGCCTGAAGAGATAGCCAAG GTGCTTAACTTGGAAGCCATGGACAAATCTCGTCATTGGAAGATAGTTGGCTGTAGTGCATACACTGGCGAGGGTCTGCTTGAGGGTTTTGATTGGTTAGTCCAGGACATAGCCTCCAGAATCTATATGCTTGATTAA